The following proteins come from a genomic window of Myroides odoratus DSM 2801:
- a CDS encoding alpha/beta hydrolase family protein gives MKRIPKTLLLLLFLSMSGWFIACSNDDTTPSPNPSAYVSEANYTLDQLEEASSIKIMTYQMPGIRGQEVQATALVFYPNSPKPADGWRIVMWAHGTVGVSDDCAPSNKPISANFKVSLKRILQEGYVVIAPDYEGLGTPGIHPYLNLKSEALSCIYAVHALKQKYSDDFQGDWISSGQSQGGQASLGVAEYASGDASYKGAIAGAPGSNLGKIILEVAPNALRALEAQENKANPPIPLEERNSVVTYATLLAYGALSGVGLKAEHPSFDYTIMFKGRSKAFASLAEGSNGDDGLCLDGIRNAYKADIIQFMREDESHKVMDYPGINEEAFQSNNIIKTSIAANQPGTKRLDKPILVIQGTADTNVPYTITQELVDHLKELGSPQVELLLVKGASHTQAIVQSTDQLIAFVKKYLPSK, from the coding sequence ATGAAAAGAATACCAAAAACCCTATTATTGTTGCTATTCCTCTCCATGAGCGGATGGTTTATCGCTTGTTCAAATGATGATACAACACCATCACCTAATCCGAGTGCCTATGTTTCGGAGGCGAATTACACCTTGGATCAACTAGAAGAAGCATCGAGTATTAAGATCATGACGTATCAAATGCCGGGTATTAGAGGGCAGGAGGTACAAGCAACCGCTTTGGTTTTTTATCCCAATTCACCTAAACCTGCAGATGGCTGGCGAATCGTGATGTGGGCCCATGGTACGGTAGGGGTATCCGATGATTGTGCACCAAGTAATAAACCAATTAGTGCCAATTTTAAAGTTTCGTTGAAAAGAATTTTACAGGAAGGCTACGTCGTGATTGCCCCAGATTATGAAGGGTTGGGTACGCCTGGTATTCACCCGTATTTAAATTTGAAGAGCGAAGCGTTATCTTGTATTTATGCGGTTCATGCACTGAAACAAAAGTATTCGGATGATTTTCAAGGCGATTGGATTTCGTCTGGTCAATCGCAAGGCGGGCAAGCTTCTCTAGGGGTGGCAGAATACGCAAGTGGTGATGCTTCCTATAAAGGAGCTATTGCTGGGGCACCTGGTTCAAATCTAGGAAAGATTATCCTAGAAGTAGCGCCAAATGCACTAAGAGCCCTAGAAGCGCAAGAAAATAAAGCCAATCCTCCCATTCCGTTAGAAGAGCGCAATTCAGTAGTTACTTATGCAACTTTATTGGCCTATGGCGCTTTATCGGGTGTGGGATTGAAAGCAGAACATCCATCGTTTGATTATACAATCATGTTTAAGGGAAGGAGTAAAGCTTTTGCCTCTTTAGCAGAAGGTAGTAATGGAGATGATGGTTTGTGTTTGGATGGAATTAGAAATGCGTATAAAGCAGATATTATTCAATTTATGAGAGAAGATGAGTCTCATAAGGTCATGGACTATCCAGGGATCAATGAAGAAGCATTTCAGTCGAATAACATAATCAAAACATCCATTGCCGCTAATCAACCGGGAACAAAAAGACTAGATAAACCCATTTTGGTGATTCAAGGAACGGCTGATACGAATGTTCCTTATACCATTACACAGGAGTTAGTCGATCACCTAAAAGAATTAGGTTCCCCTCAGGTAGAACTCTTGTTGGTAAAGGGCGCTTCACATACCCAAGCCATTGTACAAAGTACGGATCAATTAATTGCCTTTGTAAAGAAGTATTTACCGAGTAAATAG
- a CDS encoding DMT family transporter — protein MNWIILIIAGLFEVGYTFCLGKAKIATGSVAVSWYTGFTIAMIISMLLLIKATQTLPLGTAYAIWTGIGAVGTVVLGIVVFKDPTSFWRLFFIVTLIASIIGLKVVSS, from the coding sequence ATGAACTGGATTATTCTAATTATCGCGGGCTTATTTGAAGTAGGATATACCTTTTGTTTGGGAAAGGCAAAAATTGCAACAGGTAGTGTTGCTGTTTCGTGGTATACGGGTTTTACTATAGCGATGATCATTAGTATGCTACTTTTGATTAAAGCTACTCAAACGTTACCACTGGGAACGGCTTATGCCATTTGGACAGGCATTGGTGCTGTTGGAACGGTAGTATTAGGTATTGTCGTGTTTAAAGATCCTACCTCATTTTGGAGGTTGTTTTTTATAGTTACGTTAATTGCTTCTATCATCGGTCTGAAGGTCGTGTCTAGTTAA
- a CDS encoding alpha/beta hydrolase, with protein MKAKITRVWYLLGVVLIASCTNKPAIKDVVPAHDTFKLHAKELNEERVINVWTPKDYGSRQDSLPVIYMADGGIGEDFPHIANTVEELIREQKIPAVILVGIENTQRRRDLTGFTTVAKDKEIAPEVGGSAAFRAFIKGELFKEIDQRYRTKAEKTILGESAAGLFVLETFFLEPELFTNYIAFDPSLWWNDHYLVRTAKATLEKKKPVEKKLWFAGSNATDIAPYTKELAAILTENKDEALKWRYADEPNEVHTSIFRATKEKALIWALNP; from the coding sequence ATGAAAGCAAAAATTACAAGAGTATGGTATTTACTAGGTGTAGTCTTGATTGCGAGTTGTACCAATAAACCTGCGATTAAAGATGTAGTACCAGCGCATGATACGTTTAAACTACACGCGAAAGAACTAAACGAAGAAAGAGTAATCAATGTATGGACACCCAAAGACTATGGCAGTCGTCAGGATTCATTGCCTGTGATTTATATGGCAGATGGTGGAATAGGAGAGGACTTTCCGCATATCGCTAATACAGTAGAAGAACTCATCCGAGAACAAAAAATTCCAGCGGTTATTTTAGTTGGTATTGAAAATACACAAAGACGAAGAGATTTAACCGGATTTACAACGGTTGCAAAAGATAAAGAAATTGCCCCAGAAGTAGGTGGATCTGCTGCGTTTAGAGCATTTATCAAAGGTGAATTGTTCAAGGAAATTGATCAACGTTATCGAACCAAAGCAGAAAAAACAATACTAGGAGAATCTGCTGCAGGTTTATTTGTGTTGGAAACCTTCTTTTTAGAACCCGAACTATTTACTAACTACATCGCATTTGATCCTTCTTTGTGGTGGAATGACCATTATTTAGTTCGAACAGCGAAAGCCACTCTAGAAAAAAAGAAACCCGTAGAAAAAAAGCTGTGGTTTGCAGGGTCTAATGCGACGGATATCGCTCCTTATACCAAAGAATTAGCTGCTATTTTAACGGAGAACAAAGACGAAGCCTTGAAATGGAGGTATGCGGATGAACCAAATGAAGTACATACATCTATATTTAGAGCGACGAAAGAAAAAGCCTTGATTTGGGCTTTGAATCCATAA
- a CDS encoding RNA polymerase sigma factor: MSKDKHHQQIEQQVKENLPRIRNFIKGRVANDEDAEDILQDVFYQFLKAMEGTHNPIELVSSWLYRVAKNTIINKNKKKKLIPFYWYDQDGFLIEKYALFPKENDFDDPEQSYIWAMVWEELSEALLELPIEQRNIFEWTEFEGISIKEVSRTTGVPENTLLSRKHYAVKHLRKRLKDIYNEVVLNK; the protein is encoded by the coding sequence ATGAGTAAAGATAAACATCATCAACAGATAGAGCAACAGGTAAAAGAAAACCTGCCTCGAATCCGCAATTTCATTAAAGGCCGAGTAGCCAATGATGAAGATGCTGAAGACATACTGCAAGATGTTTTTTATCAATTTCTCAAAGCTATGGAGGGTACACACAACCCAATAGAGTTGGTATCGAGTTGGTTGTATCGGGTGGCAAAAAACACCATCATCAACAAGAATAAAAAGAAAAAACTTATTCCGTTCTATTGGTATGATCAAGATGGTTTTTTGATTGAAAAGTATGCTTTGTTTCCCAAAGAAAATGATTTTGACGATCCCGAACAAAGCTATATATGGGCTATGGTTTGGGAGGAATTAAGTGAGGCCCTTTTGGAGCTTCCCATCGAACAAAGAAACATTTTTGAATGGACGGAGTTTGAAGGTATTTCGATAAAAGAAGTTTCGCGAACTACCGGTGTACCCGAAAACACTTTACTTTCCAGAAAACACTATGCAGTAAAACATCTTCGCAAACGGCTGAAAGACATTTACAATGAAGTCGTTTTAAACAAGTAA
- the atpB gene encoding F0F1 ATP synthase subunit A has product MKYLSQLLFVLLLSFSFQTYAQAEQASSKSLKIKEKIEHHLLDDYYFTLFKDEEKNKTYGFPLPVILVDQGVRIFSSSAFIEGDQLAQHGEHYYRLDHNKIYRTDAAGQKIIVDGNLVQPFDFSITKSVVGLLFIALLMFVVFTQLAKSYKKNPTKVPSGIGRLLEPLILYVRDEIAKPNIGTKYKQFMPFLLSVFFLIWIVNILGLTPFGFNITGNISVTFCLALLTLILVNINGNKSYWQHIFWMPGVPYPVRLILLPIEVLGIFTKGLSLMIRLYANNVAGHTVIMGLIAIIFLLNEEFTVGGSISISLLLTLFIYIIKILAAFLQAYIFTILSALFIGQAVEEH; this is encoded by the coding sequence ATGAAATATCTTTCACAATTACTATTTGTTTTACTCTTGTCTTTTTCATTTCAAACCTATGCACAAGCAGAACAAGCTAGTAGTAAAAGCTTAAAAATAAAAGAAAAGATAGAACATCATTTACTTGATGATTACTATTTTACGTTGTTTAAAGATGAAGAAAAGAATAAAACCTATGGGTTTCCTTTGCCTGTTATATTGGTTGATCAGGGGGTGAGAATATTCTCTTCTTCCGCTTTTATTGAGGGAGATCAACTAGCACAACATGGGGAGCATTACTATCGATTAGACCACAACAAAATTTATAGAACCGACGCAGCAGGACAGAAAATAATAGTTGATGGAAATCTTGTACAACCTTTCGATTTTTCCATCACTAAAAGTGTGGTAGGATTGCTCTTTATTGCACTGTTGATGTTTGTTGTTTTTACCCAATTAGCAAAGAGTTATAAAAAGAATCCTACTAAAGTACCCAGTGGAATTGGTCGATTATTGGAACCGTTGATTCTATATGTAAGAGATGAAATCGCCAAACCTAATATAGGCACTAAATACAAACAATTTATGCCTTTTCTATTATCTGTGTTTTTTTTAATTTGGATAGTCAATATACTGGGATTAACTCCTTTTGGGTTCAATATTACAGGGAATATTAGTGTAACGTTCTGTTTGGCACTTCTGACCTTAATTCTTGTCAATATAAATGGAAACAAATCCTATTGGCAACATATATTTTGGATGCCAGGTGTTCCGTATCCTGTTCGGTTAATCTTATTGCCAATTGAGGTATTGGGAATTTTTACCAAAGGACTTTCCCTCATGATTCGATTGTATGCAAATAATGTAGCAGGTCATACCGTTATCATGGGATTGATCGCGATTATCTTTCTTTTGAATGAGGAATTTACCGTAGGTGGTAGCATTAGTATTTCCTTGTTGTTAACCTTGTTTATTTATATCATTAAGATACTCGCCGCTTTTCTGCAGGCGTATATTTTTACGATTTTATCCGCTTTATTTATTGGTCAAGCTGTAGAAGAACACTAG